AAGGTGGTCATTACACCTTGACGACCCCTTCCAAATCGACGGCGCCCACTGACGAGGCCGGCAGCGACCTCACCTTCTACACCACCGCCGAACTCGCCCGCGAGGCGGGGGTCACCCGGCGCACGGTGATGCACTACGCCGAAATCGGCCTGCTGCCGCCCGACCAAGTGACGGCCTCGGGCCGGGTGCTGTACGCGCCTTACTCACTGCGGCTGCTGCGCGACCTGATTGACCTGCGGGCCCTGGGAATGACGCTGGAAGAATCGCGCGACATGGTGACCCTGCGCCGCGCCACCCACGCCCCCGACGGCACCTACCGCCGCGACTGGGTGCGCGAGGACGTGCCGCTGAGCGACGAGCAGCTTCAGCGCCTTCAGACCCGGCTGCATGTCCTGAACAGCGCCTACGAGCGGCAAAAGGACAACCTCGCCCGCTTTGACCGCTGGCTGACGAAGCGGTTCGTGGCGACGCGCGACAGTTAAGACGCCGCTCGATAGCAGCAAGAGAAAAGAGCGCAGGCCATCGCATCGGCCTGCGCTCTTTTGGGTGGAGGCATAAATTTGGCGCTGGTCTGAACCAATGGTTCGTGCAGTTTTAGGCGGCTTTAAGTCCGAAATCCAGCGGACTGAACGGCGAATTCGCTCATTCTTCAAAGCGAGCCGAGAGGTCCAGATTGGATAAAATGACCTGGGCCAGCAGGGCGTTATACGCCCTGCGTTTCATGTCTTCGAGACTGAACACCAGATCCTGCCCGCCACCTGCCGCTCGCAGGGCCTCCAGTCGGCAAAGATTCAGGGTCAGCAGCACCACGTTCCAATGCGCCTCGATGCCCTGCTGTGACCGCAGTTGCACATCCTGGCCCCCCAGGAACTGTTTGGCATCCCGGAAGATCAGTTCGATCTCAAAGCGGCTTCGATACAGCGCCATGACCTCATGAGCCGGCATGGTCACAGCGGTGCTGAACAGCACCGCGTAGCCGGTGACCTGACCCTTTTTACCAATCTGCTGAATGACGACTGCGCGCACTTCCCGCGCCCACTGCACGCTCCAGACCACCTGCGTCCACACCC
The nucleotide sequence above comes from Deinococcus radiodurans R1 = ATCC 13939 = DSM 20539. Encoded proteins:
- a CDS encoding MerR family transcriptional regulator; translation: MTTPSKSTAPTDEAGSDLTFYTTAELAREAGVTRRTVMHYAEIGLLPPDQVTASGRVLYAPYSLRLLRDLIDLRALGMTLEESRDMVTLRRATHAPDGTYRRDWVREDVPLSDEQLQRLQTRLHVLNSAYERQKDNLARFDRWLTKRFVATRDS